From Synechococcus sp. A10-1-5-1, a single genomic window includes:
- a CDS encoding competence/damage-inducible protein A, with protein sequence MTAEILCIGSELLLGNITNGNARWIAEQLASLGVPHQRQMVVGDNRERLMAEVRQAAGRCRVLITTGGLGPTPDDLTTEAIAAAFETPLVEHPEVWAAIQARLSARGRTCSPSNRRQALLPKGAELLPNPTGTAPGMIWSPTPGFTVLTFPGVPSEMKAMWQQTAAPWLRQSGLAAGVFASRMLHFWGVSESALAEEMADLLEQVNPTVAPYAGAGEVKLRITARAERQAEAEALLLPVEREIRSRTGQSCFGVDEQSLAAVVLERLRERGQTVAVAESCTGGGLGASVAAVPGASDVFLGGVIAYSNRVKQQVLGVPQALLEAHGAVSDPVAEAMAEGARRLTGADWALAITGVAGPGGGTEQKPVGLVHIAVAGPSGCSSEGIRFGASRGRHWIQTLSAGEALNRLRLQLA encoded by the coding sequence TTGACGGCTGAGATCCTGTGCATCGGCAGCGAATTGCTGCTGGGCAACATCACCAATGGCAATGCCCGTTGGATTGCTGAGCAATTGGCCTCTCTTGGGGTTCCGCATCAACGCCAGATGGTGGTGGGGGATAACCGTGAGCGCTTGATGGCTGAGGTTCGGCAGGCTGCTGGGCGCTGCCGCGTTTTGATCACAACGGGGGGGCTGGGCCCCACCCCCGACGACCTGACCACCGAGGCGATTGCCGCCGCGTTTGAGACGCCCTTGGTCGAACACCCCGAGGTCTGGGCCGCGATCCAAGCGCGGTTGTCCGCCCGAGGGCGGACTTGCTCCCCGAGCAATCGCCGCCAGGCGTTGTTGCCGAAGGGGGCTGAGCTGCTGCCGAATCCCACCGGGACGGCCCCCGGAATGATTTGGAGCCCGACTCCGGGCTTCACGGTGCTGACCTTCCCGGGGGTTCCCAGTGAGATGAAGGCGATGTGGCAGCAGACCGCTGCCCCTTGGTTGCGCCAGTCCGGCTTGGCCGCTGGGGTTTTCGCGAGCCGAATGCTGCACTTCTGGGGTGTCTCGGAATCGGCCTTGGCCGAGGAGATGGCCGATCTGCTCGAGCAGGTCAACCCGACCGTGGCTCCCTATGCCGGTGCTGGCGAGGTCAAGCTGCGGATCACGGCTCGCGCAGAGCGTCAAGCGGAGGCCGAAGCCCTGCTCCTTCCTGTGGAGCGTGAGATCCGAAGCCGCACTGGGCAGAGCTGTTTTGGGGTGGATGAGCAGAGCCTGGCTGCGGTCGTGCTGGAGCGTTTGCGGGAGCGGGGCCAGACCGTCGCCGTTGCGGAGAGTTGCACTGGTGGTGGTCTGGGGGCGTCCGTGGCCGCAGTCCCCGGGGCCTCCGACGTGTTCCTCGGCGGGGTGATCGCCTACTCCAATCGCGTCAAGCAGCAGGTCCTCGGAGTGCCCCAGGCGTTGCTCGAAGCCCACGGTGCTGTCAGCGATCCAGTTGCTGAAGCGATGGCCGAAGGGGCGCGTCGGTTGACGGGAGCGGATTGGGCCCTGGCGATCACGGGGGTGGCCGGACCGGGCGGCGGCACCGAGCAGAAGCCCGTGGGCTTGGTCCATATCGCGGTGGCCGGTCCCAGCGGTTGCAGCAGCGAGGGCATCCGCTTTGGTGCCAGTCGCGGCCGCCATTGGATTCAGACTTTGAGCGCCGGTGAGGCCCTGAACCGATTGAGGCTGCAGTTGGCCTGA
- a CDS encoding glycosyltransferase family 4 protein, which translates to MISSRPDLAAVLAFGSAAVLTALIVPLVRQLGLRWGLIDQPDPRKQHTTPMVRLGGIGIVAGFVLALLLIWRLGGFVALPPERDALIWTTLAGSLCYFVIGLADDLFALPPLPRLGGQVAVAMAVWSQGVRIGAIDLPFGGGSGVIPLPESLSLLFTVIWLVGITNAINWLDGLDGLAAGVSGIAAVALLSVSYSLSQPAPGLLAAALAGSCLGFLRHNFNPAQIFMGDGGSYFLGFALAAISIVGPAKGLTSVSLLFPLLILALPLADMSAVIMGRVSEGHSPFYPDRRHLHHRLLRAGFSHRRTVLLIYAFTQWLAALALVFAGAELRFLWLTLATAVLIAAVTICRRSLSRERARQDQGVDG; encoded by the coding sequence ATGATCTCCAGCCGGCCGGATCTTGCCGCTGTACTGGCTTTCGGGAGCGCTGCGGTGCTGACCGCCTTGATCGTTCCTCTGGTGCGCCAGTTAGGGCTGCGTTGGGGATTGATTGATCAGCCTGATCCCAGAAAGCAGCACACCACCCCGATGGTTCGTCTGGGTGGCATCGGAATTGTGGCTGGCTTTGTGCTGGCGCTACTCCTCATCTGGCGGCTGGGCGGCTTTGTGGCGCTGCCGCCTGAGCGGGATGCCCTGATTTGGACCACCCTGGCTGGATCGCTTTGCTACTTCGTCATTGGGCTGGCCGATGACCTGTTCGCCCTGCCCCCCTTGCCCCGCCTGGGCGGCCAGGTGGCGGTGGCCATGGCGGTGTGGAGCCAAGGGGTTCGCATCGGTGCGATTGATCTGCCCTTTGGTGGTGGTTCAGGGGTGATTCCATTGCCGGAATCGCTGAGCTTGCTGTTCACCGTGATTTGGCTCGTTGGGATCACCAACGCCATCAATTGGCTAGATGGGCTCGATGGTTTGGCTGCCGGTGTCAGTGGAATTGCAGCTGTGGCCTTGCTCTCGGTGAGCTACAGCCTCTCTCAGCCGGCCCCTGGCCTCCTGGCCGCGGCGCTGGCGGGCAGTTGCCTCGGGTTCCTGCGCCACAACTTCAATCCAGCCCAGATTTTTATGGGCGATGGAGGCTCCTACTTCTTGGGGTTTGCCTTGGCGGCCATCAGCATCGTTGGGCCGGCGAAGGGCTTGACCAGCGTCAGCTTGCTCTTCCCCCTACTGATCCTGGCCCTGCCCTTGGCTGACATGTCCGCCGTGATCATGGGCAGGGTCAGCGAAGGGCATTCCCCCTTCTATCCCGATCGGCGGCACTTGCATCACCGCTTGCTTCGGGCGGGGTTCAGTCATCGCCGCACGGTGCTCTTGATCTATGCCTTCACCCAGTGGCTGGCTGCTCTGGCGTTGGTCTTCGCCGGAGCCGAGTTGCGCTTCCTGTGGTTGACGCTGGCCACCGCAGTCTTGATCGCCGCCGTGACAATCTGCCGCCGCAGCTTGAGCCGTGAGCGGGCACGCCAGGACCAGGGCGTTGACGGCTGA
- the glyA gene encoding serine hydroxymethyltransferase has translation MAESTAAATNRPLAASDPAIAALIGRELQRQQTHLELIASENFASQAVMEAQGSVLTNKYAEGLPSKRYYGGCEHVDAIEELAIERAKELFGAAWANVQPHSGAQANFAVFLALLKPGDTIMGMDLSHGGHLTHGSPVNVSGKWFNVVQYGVDEATQQLNFEAIRKLALEHKPKLIICGYSAYPRTIDFQAFRAIADEVGAFLLADMAHIAGLVAAGVHPNPVPVCDVVTTTTHKTLRGPRGGLILCRDAEFAKQFDKAVFPGSQGGPLEHVIAAKAVAFGEALQPSFKSYAQQVVANAQALAARIKERGIDVVSAGTDNHIVLLDLRGIGMTGKVADLLVSDVHITANKNTVPFDPESPFVTSGLRLGTAACTTRGFDEEAFREVADVIADRLLNPEDSAIEERCRERVAALCERFPLYAHQRELQPA, from the coding sequence ATGGCGGAGTCCACCGCAGCAGCCACCAATCGCCCCCTGGCTGCCAGCGATCCCGCCATCGCTGCCTTGATCGGCAGGGAGCTGCAGCGTCAGCAGACGCACCTGGAGCTGATCGCCTCGGAGAACTTCGCTTCCCAGGCCGTGATGGAAGCCCAAGGCTCGGTCCTCACCAACAAGTACGCCGAGGGCCTGCCGTCCAAGCGCTACTACGGCGGCTGCGAGCACGTCGACGCGATCGAAGAGCTGGCGATTGAGCGGGCCAAAGAGCTCTTCGGTGCGGCCTGGGCCAACGTCCAGCCCCACAGCGGCGCGCAGGCCAACTTTGCGGTGTTCCTGGCGCTGCTGAAGCCAGGCGACACGATCATGGGTATGGACTTGAGCCATGGCGGTCACCTAACCCATGGTTCGCCGGTCAACGTGAGCGGCAAGTGGTTCAACGTCGTCCAGTACGGCGTGGATGAAGCCACCCAGCAGCTGAACTTCGAGGCGATCCGCAAGCTTGCGCTCGAGCACAAGCCCAAGTTGATCATCTGCGGGTATTCCGCTTATCCCCGCACGATCGACTTCCAGGCGTTCCGGGCCATCGCCGATGAGGTGGGTGCTTTCCTGCTGGCCGATATGGCTCACATCGCTGGCCTGGTGGCCGCCGGTGTGCATCCCAATCCGGTTCCCGTCTGTGATGTGGTCACCACCACCACCCACAAGACCCTGCGCGGTCCCCGCGGCGGTCTCATCCTCTGCCGTGACGCCGAGTTCGCCAAGCAGTTCGATAAAGCAGTCTTCCCCGGTAGCCAAGGCGGTCCACTGGAGCACGTCATCGCGGCCAAGGCCGTGGCCTTTGGCGAGGCCCTGCAGCCCAGCTTCAAGTCCTATGCCCAGCAGGTGGTTGCCAACGCACAGGCCCTGGCGGCCCGCATCAAGGAGCGCGGCATCGATGTGGTGAGTGCTGGCACCGATAACCACATCGTGCTGCTTGACCTGCGGGGGATTGGCATGACCGGCAAGGTGGCTGATCTGCTGGTCAGCGATGTGCACATCACGGCCAACAAGAACACTGTGCCCTTCGACCCCGAGTCCCCCTTCGTGACCAGTGGTCTGCGTTTGGGAACGGCTGCCTGCACCACCCGTGGCTTTGATGAAGAGGCCTTCCGTGAGGTGGCGGATGTGATCGCAGATCGCCTGCTTAATCCGGAGGACTCGGCCATCGAGGAGCGCTGCCGTGAGCGGGTGGCTGCCCTTTGTGAGCGTTTCCCCCTTTACGCCCATCAGCGTGAGCTGCAGCCCGCTTGA
- a CDS encoding DUF3181 family protein, translating into MALSPSEIRDLQLEIADRIYIQIGGWHLYLGDAGLAEALAIECAARLDQGAGVCARQSLEAVQVPIGGGSSKLPLARLVPAGQLQDLEDLLNNRS; encoded by the coding sequence ATGGCCCTCTCTCCTAGCGAGATCCGCGACCTACAACTCGAGATCGCTGATCGCATCTATATCCAAATCGGGGGCTGGCACCTCTATCTCGGAGACGCCGGACTCGCTGAAGCATTGGCGATCGAGTGCGCCGCCAGGCTTGATCAAGGGGCTGGGGTCTGCGCCCGTCAGTCGCTCGAGGCCGTGCAGGTTCCGATTGGTGGCGGGAGCAGCAAGCTTCCCCTGGCCCGCCTCGTCCCGGCCGGACAACTGCAAGACCTAGAGGATCTTCTGAACAACCGCAGTTAG